Below is a genomic region from Sorghum bicolor cultivar BTx623 chromosome 9, Sorghum_bicolor_NCBIv3, whole genome shotgun sequence.
CCTCCaaagaagatgaggatgagaagAAGAAGGGAGAATCAAACTAGGTTGAAAATGAAGTGGCTCTCTATATGGAAGAGAAGAAGAACATGCACATGCAACAAGTCTCAATGAATACAAATAAGCACTGGAATATTTTATGCTGGAATGTGAGGGGCCTCAATTCAGATAAGAAGTGGAACTCGATAAGAGATAAGATAGTAGAAAGCAAATGTGACATAGTTTGTCTTCAAGAAACAAAGAAGGAACAATTTGACTCAACTTTTATCAGGAATATTTGTCCACAACACTTTGACTCCTTTGCTTTCAAACCATCCCAGGGTGCTTCAGGGGGAATACTAGTTTGTTGGAATGGAAGGACTTTCAATGGAGTGGAAATCTTCCAGAATGATTTTGCTATCACTGTGGAATTTTCTTCAAATTATAATAGGGAAGCTTGGCTTCTAACTACTGTTTATGCACCCTGCACCCCAAATGGGAAGAGAGCCTTCCTTGACTGGTTTAAAAATATCCAAATGCCAGATGAAAAAGAGTGGTTGGTTATAGGAGATTTCAACCTAATAAGAAAACCTGAAGACAGAAACAAAGAGGGAGGAGACATTAATGAAATGTTCCTATTCAATGAAGCAATCAACACTCTAGGGTTGACAGAACTACCTTTACATGGACGACGGTTCACATGGACAAATAAGCAACCTTCTCCTCTCCTAGAAAGGCTTGATTGGTTCTTTACTTCAAATGCTTGGACTACCAATTATCTAGGCACCAGCGTGAAAAGTTTGGTTATGGAGACATCTGATCATTGGCCATGTGTGATTGAAATAGTAACTTCAATTCCAAAAAGCAGGATCTTCAGGTTTGAAAATCACTGGCTTGAAAGAGAAGATTTCATCACTGTTCTATTGCAAGGATGGAATTGTCAACAATCTGTAACCGACCCAGCCAAAGTCCTTACAGCAAAATTCAAGAATCTCAGAAAAGCTCTGAAGGTATGGAATgcaaagactccaagtcttctGAATGCAGTTAGCAACAATAAGTTGATTCTCAATCTATTAGACACAATCGAATCCTTCAGGGATCTTACACTTATGGAATGGAACTTCAGAGAGAGAGTGTGTACAAAACTAATTTCCCTCCTAAAACAACAAAGGAGCTACTGGAAGCAACGAGGGAAAATAAATTGGGTCAAAGAAGGGGATGCCAGTACAAGATATTTCCATGCTCATGCCACCATCAGACATAGAAAAAACTCCATTGCCACTTTGCAAGATGGAGCCGGGAATAGTTTTTCAGAGCATGAGGATAAAGCTAAGATTCTATGGGAAACTTTCAAGGAGAGATTGGGGACTATTGATTTCAACCATATGCTCTTTAACCTCAATGagcttttgattgcttcaaataACTTGAATTCCCTGGAAATCCCTTTTTCCAAACAAGAAATTGATAAGGTGGTATCTGAATTACCAAATAACAAATCTCCTGGTCCAGATGGTTTTAATAATGAATTTGTCAAAGGGTGCTGGGATCTTATAGCTCCAGACTTCTACAAATTATTTGAAAGTTGCTTTGATCATAATCCATGTCTGAGAAGTCTGAACAGCTCTCTTATAGCACTGATTCCAAAAAAAGATGGCCCAATTTCAGCATCGGATTACAGACCCATATCGCTTCTGAATAGCTCTGTCAAGATATTCACAAAGCTTCTTGCAAACAGATTGCAGAGagtaatcaaaagtttaatacaCAAAAATCAATATGGTTTCATCAAAACTAGAACCATACAAGATTGTTTGGCATGGGCATTGGAATATATTCACATATGTCATAAATCTAGAAAGGATTTGATAATCCTAAAGCTTGATTTTGAAAAAGCCTTTGATAAAGTAGAACATGAAGCTATAATTCACATCCTTCAGGCAAAAGGCTTTGGTGGGAAATGGATTAAATGGATAAAGGAATTATTATATACAGCAACCTCTTCAGTTCTTCTCAATACATTGTAAGAGAGGGGTAAggcaaggagaccccctctctcTTTTGTTATTTGTCTTAGTGGCAGATCTTCTGCAATCTGTCTTAAACAAGGCTAAATCTCTGAATCTTCTAAACCTACCTCTGCCACTAAGATCCTCTGAAGATTTCCCAATTATCCAATATGCTGATGACACCTTGATCATCATGGAAGCCTGCAGCAGACAGTTGTTAGTCCTGAAAGCTTTACTCCACTCTTTCGGTGAATCCACAGGCTTAAGGGTTAATTACTCGAAATCTATTATGGTTCCAATCAACACTTCAGAAGAAAGGTTACTTCACCTAGCAAGGACTTTTAATTGTGAAAAGGGCAGTCTGCCATTCACTTACTTGGGACTccctttaagtttgactaaaccaAGAGTCATTGATTTTTCACCTCTTGTCAGTAGATGTGAAAGAAGGTTAGCCGCCACTTCAACTTTTCTCAACCAAGCTGGAAGGCTCCAACTAACTAACTCTGTCTTCTCAGCCTTCCCAACCTTCTGCATGAGCACCTTTGCCATTCATTCTTCTGTCATTGAACAGATTGATAAGTACAGGAAATTATGCCTATGGAGAGGGGCTGATATCAATGCTAATCAGAGGCCAAAAGCAGCCTGGTCAATGGTGTGCAAATCAAAAGAGGAAGGAGGGTTAGGAGTTCTAAATCTTAAAACCCAAAATGAAGCTCTTCTACTTAAGCACCTGAACAAGTTTTTCAACAAAGAGGACGTCCCATGGGTGTCACTAGTCTGGGAAAGCTATTATGATTCAGACACCTTGCCATGTCAGGGAAGAAAAGGTTCCTATTGGTGGAGAGACATTCTTAAATTGTTGGACAAATTCAAAGGAATGGCAAAGGTGAACATAAACAATGGCAAATCCTGTTACCTATGGCTTGATATGTGGGATGATAAAGTGCCCAATCAAGCTTACCAAGAACTTTTCTCATTTGCAAAATCACAAACAACTACTCTGGCAGCAGCTAAATGAACCATTCCTTTGTCAGGCCTCTTCCACCTCCCATTATCTCAGCAAGCCTACTCTCAATTCCTGCAGCTTGATTCAGAACTGCATCAGTTAACACTAAATGATGATCCTGATAAGTGGTCTTACCTCTGGAGCTCTGGTAAATTCTCTGTTGCAAAAGCCTACAAACATCTTAGTGGCCACAATCATATTCATTCAGGGTTTAAATGGATTTGGAGCAGCAGCTGTCAAAACAAGCACAAAGTCTTTGCTTGGCTTATCATGAAGGATAGATTAAGCACAAGAGAGTTGTTAAAAAGGAAGAATATGGAACTTCAAGATTATAATTGTGTCCTTTGCAACAATAGAACAAAGGAATCATTGTTGCACTTAATGCTTCTCTGCCCTTTTGCTCAAGCATGCTGGGCATGGCTTAACTGTCATGTCATTCTGCAAGAGGATCTCCACAGGAATATAGAAAGTTTTAAATTACAGCTGCATGTCCCATTTTTCATGGAGATCATTATACTAATGGGTTGGTCCATTTGGAATGCAAGAAATGGTCTAATCTTCAATCAAGTGCAGCCATCAGTAGAAGCCACAAAGCGGGCATTCAAGTCAGAATTTGCATTGATCCTTCTTCGTGCAAAAAGAAGTTATTTTCCTTCCATAGAGCTATGGTTAAACAATCTTGCTTAATGTTTTTAATTTCTCttattttctttctctctttttttgtcTCCTGAACCTCCTTATCTTGCTTTGCTTCCGTGTTTGCCTTGTACTGtactgtattttttttaatattagTTTTCACTGTAGGGGTGTAAACCCCTCCAgtttctctcaaaaaaaaatcttaagTGGTTGTTTTGTCAATTCGGAATCTTGATTTCGCAGGGGTCGACCATGCACAGTACGTTGCAGCTTGCAATTACAACCGCGCAGCATCTAGTGGGACCTTCATGTTTTCATCATTAGTGGACTTATGTTTTTGCCAGGAAATACTTGGAGGGTATTTATTATTGAGTACTAGAATCATTTGGCAAATATTAAGTATTTACCACTCAAGAATGTTGAAATAAGAAATAAACCCACACATGCTTCAAATGTCACCTTGTACGAGTAGCATATAGTATTATAAAAATTATAAACTCTTTTGTTGACCTTGTCCAATTTGTATGGGTGTACCGACCATGGTTGGCCGTTGTTAACACCCCATTAGTATAAAGATGCTACTTCCTCCTGGTTTTCATCAATTTGTTACAAAATCAATGTTGTATTGAAAGTTATTAGAACAGAAATCTATCACAAGATCCCTGAACTCTTAATCTTCTAACTTGTCTTTGTGTATCATTTGGATCCTATACTTTTATTTGAATTGCTAATTTTAGGTCCTTGAAGTTGTCTTGATCTGTCATCCGAGAACCTGTCATTGTGTGTCAATTAGACTTGATCTACTCCACGTCATGACATCACATGCTATAACAATTGGATCCACATCTCATTCTTGACTGCCGCAGGAACTTAATGAGAGAGCAATCGTTTACCTACCTCATCCATTTAAGGAGCACTTAACTTTGTGGTCTTTGATGTGAAGGATGATGAGATGTGAAGTTGGTGATAGAAGAAATAACAATGTTTAGTTTAGATTTATAGTTcaatttttctaaaaataaaatTGTTTCTGATTCACCAAACATGTTCTTATCTCTTTCTAAAGGAATATAGGTCTAAATACCGCTCATGCATTTTACACTACCATATAAATTTTGAAATACATGGTAGGATCGTTATCCTTTTCACTTGGTAAAAATTCTACTATCCTAATAAGACTAGAGAATATGGATTGGGACATTGACAACGTTGCCCCTAAGTAGCTTAATGCCAGAAAGCAAGATTTTTCCATGatgtcttaggccttgtttagttccaaatttttttagaaaattgacactgtagcgctttcgtttgtatttgacaaatattgtctaatcatagactaattcaaaagattcgtctcgtcaattcaaatcaaactgtgcaattagtttttatttttgtctatatttaatacttcatgcatatgtctaaagattcgatgtgacggggaatctgaaaaattttgcaaaattttttaggaactgacCAAAATGAAAGGTTTATGCAGAATAAAGACAATACTTGAGGGTGAATCTGCAAGCCCGCAACTGCAAGAAAGTGGAATTTGTATAAacacaataaaaaaaaataaatccaCCACCCGTACAACTCTATTTATACCCGCGCCCCTCGCCTCTCGCCCAGAGGCCAGTGTGGCAGAGACAGAGACGAAACGAAGCCAGGCAAAGGACGCGCGCGCACGAACGGCTCGCTCTCCGATACCCTCACACCCAGATCCCTCTCGTTTCAGGAAAAAAGCAAAGATTCCGCCGTCCGATCCCGAGCCACTCCGCTCCGTTGATTCGGGCTCGGGCATGGCGCCGACGCCGAACCagagccagcagcagcagcagcagcagcagagtccGGCCGAGGCGGCTCCGGTGCCGACTGCGCGGAGCATCCCGGACGAGGCGCGGCGGCTGCTGCACGAGCTGGCGGCGGCGTGGGAGGACGTGGCCGTGGCCGGGTGCGGCGGGCGGCGGGAGCCCGAGGTGGTGCCGCTCAAGGGCGCCATGACCAACGAGGTGTACCAGGCGCGGTGGgccatcaccaccaccaccggcggcggcggcgccgaagCGGGCAGGGACGCGCGGACCGTGCTGGTGCGGGTGTACGGGGAAGGCGTCGACCTGTTCTTCGACAGGGAGGACGAGGTGCGCACGTTTGAGTTCATGTCGCGGCACGGACTCGGCCCGCGCCTCCTCGGCCGCTTCCCCAACGGCCGCGTCGAGGAGTTCATCCACGCCAGGGTGCGCATTCTTCGcttcttgtcatcatcttcttcatcttcatcatcactcgtTTTGTCTCCTCCACTGCTTCTAGGACCGATCCTTCTTGTTTTCTACTAGTATATGCCCTTACCATTCTTTTGAATCCTACTAGTTTAACATACTTCTAAAACTCTTTTTCGGAAGGAATCTGTATCTTCTCTAGTTCTTTGGAATCTTTCGGTACCTTTTGCTGGCTGGGTAACATGGAAATTAGTAAATGGGAGTCTTGATCATATTGTTAAAGCGCTCCGTTTAAACATTCGCTAATAGCATCATAAAAAGTTTTCCTTTATTTATTATAGGAAGAGCCGAGGGAGATCGTTTAAAGTTTCAACAAACAGAAAACATTTTATTATTTCTTCTTAGTGGATGAATAAACACATTCCTCTACCAGCATGCTTTCAACTAACGTGTTGATATGAGGTTGTCTTGCTTTTACACCTTCCTCCCTTATGATGTAGATATGAACTGTACTGCCATAAATTTCAACAGTTTGGCCTTTGGAATCTTATCCGAAAACGATCATTTAGGTCTGAAGTCAATAATGAACTAAAGAATTCAATACCAGTGCCACGGTTTTTTCTACACTTTTTGAGATTTGCATTGTGTATTTTAAATTGTTTCCTTGATATCGTCTCTGAGATATATACTTGCCGTGGCAGAAAACAGCGAAATATTTTATTCTGATTCGCAAGGCTAACAAGCTGTTGTCACTTGTTAACGTTGAAATTGCTTTACAATTCAGGACACAGAGACGTTAACAGGTCAACATTTGAAAATTTTGTGTATCTACTTTGGTTAATTACTCAACAAGACTAGGTCAGAGTGTTGAAGTTAATTGGCTTTTCAGGAGAAAAGGTGTGAGTAGAAAATTGGTTAAAGCATCACTCTTTggtctttgttttccttttcattgtaccgttttaaaaacaaaaggcATCATGTTCCGTCTCCTTGCTAAATACAAAGGACAAAACTTGCAGCACTGTAATTCGTAGTTACCATGAGAATTGGATATCTTAGTACTAGTAGGATGTGGATCCCATTTTGTTAGTTGACGTAGCTACTCCTTTCAGACACTTTCAGCTCCTGATCTACGTGATCCGGAGATTTCAGCTATTATAGCCTCCAAATTGAGAGAATTTCACAGCCTTGACATGCCTGGTTCAAAATATGTGCTCATTTGGGAAAGATTAAGGTACTGCTGTTTTTTTCCCTAAACAGTTGTTCTGGTGTAGCATATTGTAAAACAAAACTGATCATCAAAGTGAAGTACTGATTGCAACAGTGCCTTGTTTCCGCTAGGAACTGGCTCAAAACTGCCAAGAGCTTGTACTCCTCTGATGAAGCCAA
It encodes:
- the LOC8061059 gene encoding probable choline kinase 2, with product MAPTPNQSQQQQQQQQSPAEAAPVPTARSIPDEARRLLHELAAAWEDVAVAGCGGRREPEVVPLKGAMTNEVYQARWAITTTTGGGGAEAGRDARTVLVRVYGEGVDLFFDREDEVRTFEFMSRHGLGPRLLGRFPNGRVEEFIHARTLSAPDLRDPEISAIIASKLREFHSLDMPGSKYVLIWERLRNWLKTAKSLYSSDEAKEFCLDSMEEEITALENEFSEECERVGFCHNDLQYGNIMIDEETKLLTIIDYEYASFNPVAYDIANHFCEMAADYHSEKPHILDYSKYPDTNERKKFVQTYLSSSGEESEVEVENLIKSIENYTLASHLVWGLWGIISDHVNDIDFDYKEYARQRFEQYWLKKPTILTSDC